In Congzhengia minquanensis, a single genomic region encodes these proteins:
- a CDS encoding Gfo/Idh/MocA family protein has product MLNIAMVSRWHVHADQYAKEIGETPGVKIAAVWDDDISRGEQWASALGCDFYEDYDALLANPEIDGVAVVSSTNLHPQLLMKAANAKKHIYTEKVLAFSKSDAEKIREAVVKNNIHFTISLPHKTMAGVLQAKKMVDGGEIGQVTYMRVRNVHGGSILGWLPDYFYDKTLCGGGAMMDLGAHPMYLLEWFLGTPQKMASAFTQVTGRGVEDNAVSVMSFENGAIGVSETGFVSYCDPFTLEISGTKGYIHVQDGFRYKNEASNKEWVTEEHLELTLERPIAYWISSILNNTENKLYGIDEAVALTEFMEAAYRSWEEDKIISL; this is encoded by the coding sequence ATGCTGAACATTGCAATGGTAAGCCGGTGGCATGTGCATGCCGACCAGTATGCCAAGGAGATTGGGGAAACGCCCGGTGTGAAAATTGCCGCGGTGTGGGACGACGACATATCCCGTGGGGAGCAGTGGGCTTCGGCGCTGGGCTGTGATTTTTATGAGGATTATGATGCGCTATTGGCAAACCCGGAAATCGACGGAGTGGCGGTGGTATCCTCAACAAATTTGCACCCGCAGCTGTTAATGAAAGCCGCAAATGCGAAAAAGCACATTTACACCGAAAAGGTTTTGGCCTTTTCCAAAAGTGACGCTGAAAAAATTCGGGAAGCGGTTGTGAAAAACAACATTCATTTTACCATCTCTCTGCCTCACAAAACCATGGCCGGCGTGCTTCAAGCTAAGAAAATGGTAGACGGCGGCGAAATCGGCCAGGTGACCTATATGCGGGTTAGAAACGTTCATGGGGGAAGCATTTTAGGCTGGCTGCCGGACTATTTTTATGACAAAACCCTTTGCGGCGGCGGTGCCATGATGGATTTGGGTGCGCACCCCATGTATCTTTTAGAGTGGTTTTTGGGAACGCCTCAAAAAATGGCATCGGCCTTTACACAGGTAACCGGCCGCGGCGTTGAGGACAACGCCGTTAGTGTAATGAGTTTTGAAAACGGTGCAATTGGCGTTTCGGAAACCGGGTTCGTGTCATATTGCGACCCGTTTACGCTGGAAATTAGCGGCACGAAGGGATATATCCATGTGCAGGATGGCTTCCGCTATAAAAACGAAGCATCAAACAAAGAGTGGGTGACGGAAGAACATTTGGAGCTGACCTTAGAGCGCCCCATTGCATATTGGATTTCAAGCATTTTAAACAACACGGAAAATAAGCTATATGGCATTGACGAGGCTGTGGCACTGACAGAGTTTATGGAAGCGGCCTACCGTTCCTGGGAAGAAGATAAAATTATATCATTGTGA
- a CDS encoding glycerophosphodiester phosphodiesterase: protein MDLIAHRGASLVKQENSVESLEYAAHIGASATECDIRQTSDGVFVIFHDDSLERLTGEPILVKDLTYCEMKEKLAEKNYALLTFEELARRYREKTPILLHIKFETLDDGFVNMLEKSGLPFICGVVSPQAANKISTAFSKENVLAFMPDYHNIGEFVENGAGIIRLWEPWLSEIKPMDVKMKYDVKVWVMCRDLSCTDETSSMNGSPESLDFIQSLSADGALLNDIELGIRWKTKQEKE, encoded by the coding sequence ATGGATTTAATTGCACACAGGGGTGCATCGCTGGTAAAGCAGGAAAATTCGGTGGAGAGCTTGGAATATGCCGCGCACATCGGTGCCTCTGCTACAGAATGCGACATCAGACAAACGTCAGACGGCGTGTTCGTTATTTTCCATGATGACAGTTTAGAGCGCCTGACAGGGGAACCCATTTTAGTAAAAGATCTTACATACTGCGAAATGAAGGAAAAGCTTGCGGAAAAGAACTACGCGCTTTTAACCTTTGAAGAGCTTGCCCGCCGGTATCGGGAAAAGACGCCGATTTTACTTCACATTAAGTTTGAAACGTTAGACGACGGGTTTGTTAACATGCTGGAAAAATCCGGCCTGCCGTTTATCTGCGGCGTGGTGAGTCCCCAGGCGGCAAACAAAATCAGCACGGCGTTTTCAAAGGAAAACGTGTTGGCATTTATGCCGGATTATCACAATATCGGCGAATTTGTGGAAAACGGCGCGGGCATCATTCGGCTTTGGGAGCCGTGGCTAAGTGAAATAAAGCCTATGGATGTGAAAATGAAGTATGATGTTAAGGTTTGGGTAATGTGCCGGGATTTATCGTGCACGGACGAAACAAGTTCCATGAACGGGAGCCCGGAGTCTTTAGATTTTATTCAGTCGCTGTCTGCCGACGGCGCACTTTTAAACGACATTGAATTGGGAATAAGGTGGAAAACAAAACAGGAAAAGGAGTGA
- a CDS encoding sialidase family protein produces MKKVFVHEMKTIIQNPDSKFNYFAWPSVARLHDGTLAAVCSGFRIGHVCPFGKVVMAKSTDDGKTWSSPCVVIDTPLDDRDAGILPFGDSSVMITSFNNTVAFQQNTNKMREQGSPEQRLVEGYLAGIDAKKAESRYLGYTYVISNDNGVTFGDIGFSPVTAPHGPCLLENGDILYVGRSASDGIAQKEDRIECHKFVNGEFEFVSAIEAIPGVLSCEPAAIDIGGKIIVHIRVQNEKQSEDGGMFTIFQSESSDGGKTFSKPRQILSDTGGAPAHLMKHSSGALVSVYGYRKKPFGIKAMISYDGGENWDTDYVLYDGASSLDLGYPASVERKDGTILTVFYEREESWENFYEETNGGSAIKQIVWSLPQ; encoded by the coding sequence ATGAAAAAAGTGTTTGTTCATGAAATGAAAACAATTATTCAAAACCCCGATTCTAAATTTAATTATTTTGCCTGGCCGTCGGTGGCGCGTCTTCATGACGGAACTCTTGCCGCTGTGTGTTCGGGCTTTCGCATTGGCCATGTATGCCCTTTTGGAAAGGTGGTTATGGCGAAAAGTACTGACGACGGCAAAACGTGGAGCAGTCCTTGTGTGGTGATAGACACTCCGTTAGACGACAGGGATGCCGGAATTTTGCCGTTTGGCGATAGCAGCGTAATGATTACCTCATTTAACAACACTGTGGCGTTTCAGCAAAATACCAACAAAATGCGGGAGCAGGGAAGCCCGGAACAGAGGCTGGTTGAAGGCTATCTGGCAGGCATTGACGCAAAGAAAGCAGAAAGCAGATATTTGGGCTATACATATGTAATCAGCAATGACAATGGTGTCACGTTCGGCGACATCGGTTTTTCGCCTGTGACCGCACCCCACGGCCCCTGCCTTTTGGAAAACGGAGACATTTTATATGTGGGCCGTTCTGCGTCAGATGGTATTGCGCAAAAGGAAGACAGGATTGAGTGCCACAAGTTTGTGAACGGGGAATTTGAGTTTGTTTCTGCAATTGAAGCAATTCCAGGCGTGCTATCCTGCGAGCCGGCGGCAATTGACATTGGCGGAAAAATCATTGTCCATATTCGTGTGCAAAACGAAAAGCAGAGTGAAGACGGCGGCATGTTTACAATTTTTCAGAGCGAATCGTCAGACGGCGGAAAAACGTTTTCAAAGCCCCGGCAGATTTTATCTGACACAGGCGGCGCGCCGGCCCACCTGATGAAACATTCCTCCGGCGCGTTGGTTTCGGTTTATGGATACCGAAAAAAGCCTTTTGGCATTAAAGCCATGATAAGCTATGACGGCGGAGAAAACTGGGACACAGATTATGTGCTCTATGACGGGGCTAGTTCCTTAGATTTGGGATATCCGGCCTCGGTTGAACGAAAGGACGGAACCATTCTCACCGTTTTTTATGAGCGGGAGGAAAGCTGGGAAAACTTTTATGAAGAAACGAACGGCGGTTCTGCGATTAAACAAATTGTGTGGAGCCTGCCGCAATAA
- a CDS encoding SOS response-associated peptidase, whose protein sequence is MCGRYNFDSDDDNLFEILNALNGQVFHTGEIFPTNSAPVLVSRGNSLTPEVMSWGFPQFGGRSGVIINARAETALEKKMFQKAVIERRCVIPSSGFYEWKHDKTKQKFLFTLPEKSALYMAGIFGEFNGAKKYVILTTEPNESIADVHNRMPLVIEKSNLLDWVFNNEAAVKLLHQTPPELIRRAVS, encoded by the coding sequence ATGTGCGGAAGATATAATTTTGATAGCGATGACGACAATTTATTTGAGATTTTAAACGCGTTAAACGGCCAGGTGTTTCATACAGGCGAAATTTTTCCTACGAACAGCGCCCCGGTGCTTGTTTCAAGGGGCAATTCCCTGACTCCGGAGGTTATGTCGTGGGGATTTCCGCAGTTTGGAGGCAGAAGCGGTGTGATTATCAATGCGCGGGCAGAAACGGCGTTGGAGAAAAAAATGTTTCAAAAAGCGGTGATAGAGCGGCGGTGTGTTATTCCCAGCTCGGGCTTTTACGAGTGGAAGCACGACAAAACCAAACAAAAGTTCTTGTTCACCCTGCCGGAGAAAAGCGCTTTATACATGGCGGGAATTTTTGGTGAGTTTAACGGCGCAAAAAAGTATGTAATTTTAACCACTGAACCCAACGAATCTATAGCGGACGTGCACAACCGCATGCCGCTGGTGATAGAAAAGTCCAACCTTTTGGATTGGGTGTTTAACAACGAAGCTGCGGTTAAACTGCTGCACCAAACGCCGCCGGAGCTGATTCGCAGAGCGGTATCATAA